From the genome of Streptomyces sp. NBC_01341, one region includes:
- a CDS encoding chloride channel protein, which yields MSAEPVGAPGTEAPDPLVVVRTRGYAVLLIMVALLGIPISAAAFGFLALVHELQSLTYEDLPRGLGFDGTPSWWPVPLLAVSGLLTGLAVRYLPGTGGHEPAEGFVNSGAPTAAQLPGIALAALASLGLGVVLGPEAPLIALGGGLAVYAARLLKPGIEPSAGAMVAAAGSFAAVSALLGSPLLGAFLLMEASGLAGMMLGLVLVPGLLASGIGSLIFIGLGSWTGLGTYSLTLPHVPHTPQPTFAEFGWALVLGAAAALVGTGIKRLSLSLRDRVSQRRVVATVVMGLTVGVLALLYAESTGRDASEVLFSGQDDLGSLLAEDATYTVTTLLVLIVCKSLAYSASLSAFRGGPIFPSMFLGAAGGLALSHLPGLNATSGFAMGIGAMCVAMLRLPMTSVLLATLLLGREGITVMPLVIVSVVVSYVLVLRLERPSKASTAPR from the coding sequence ATGTCGGCCGAACCGGTCGGAGCACCCGGCACGGAGGCCCCGGATCCGCTCGTGGTGGTCCGCACCCGGGGATACGCGGTGCTGCTGATCATGGTGGCACTCCTCGGAATCCCCATCTCCGCGGCGGCGTTCGGGTTCCTCGCGCTCGTCCACGAACTCCAGTCCCTGACCTACGAGGACCTCCCCCGGGGGCTGGGCTTCGACGGCACACCGTCGTGGTGGCCGGTGCCTCTGCTCGCCGTATCGGGCCTGCTGACCGGGCTGGCCGTCCGTTACCTGCCCGGTACGGGCGGACACGAGCCGGCCGAGGGGTTCGTCAATTCGGGGGCGCCGACCGCCGCACAGCTTCCGGGGATCGCGCTCGCCGCACTGGCATCCCTGGGGCTCGGCGTGGTCCTCGGCCCCGAAGCCCCCCTCATCGCCCTCGGCGGCGGACTCGCCGTGTACGCGGCGCGCCTGCTGAAGCCGGGCATCGAGCCGAGCGCGGGCGCGATGGTGGCGGCGGCCGGCAGTTTCGCCGCCGTCAGCGCACTGCTGGGATCGCCGCTTCTCGGCGCGTTCCTGCTGATGGAGGCGTCAGGACTCGCCGGGATGATGCTGGGGCTCGTGCTCGTGCCCGGGCTGCTGGCCTCGGGTATCGGTTCACTCATCTTCATCGGCCTGGGCTCGTGGACCGGCCTGGGGACGTACTCGCTGACCCTGCCTCACGTGCCGCACACCCCTCAGCCCACCTTCGCCGAGTTCGGCTGGGCACTCGTCCTCGGAGCGGCGGCGGCACTCGTCGGCACCGGGATCAAGCGGCTGTCCCTGTCCCTGCGCGACCGGGTCTCGCAGCGGCGGGTCGTCGCGACCGTGGTGATGGGCCTGACCGTAGGTGTGCTGGCCCTCCTCTACGCGGAGAGCACGGGCAGGGACGCCTCCGAGGTGCTCTTCTCGGGCCAGGACGACCTCGGCAGCCTGCTCGCCGAGGACGCCACCTACACGGTCACGACGCTTCTCGTGCTGATCGTCTGCAAGTCGCTCGCCTACTCCGCGTCGCTGAGCGCCTTCAGGGGCGGCCCCATCTTCCCGTCGATGTTCCTCGGGGCGGCAGGCGGGCTGGCGCTCTCGCACCTGCCCGGCCTGAACGCCACGTCCGGCTTCGCGATGGGTATCGGCGCCATGTGCGTGGCGATGCTCCGGCTGCCGATGACATCGGTCCTGCTGGCCACGCTCCTGCTGGGACGCGAGGGCATCACCGTCATGCCGCTCGTGATCGTCTCCGTGGTGGTCTCCTACGTCCTGGTGCTCAGGCTCGAGCGTCCCTCGAAGGCGAGCACAGCGCCCAGATGA
- a CDS encoding DUF2252 domain-containing protein, with translation MPQEPTSPLRAAPGATPQERAALGRAARKRAPRSGHGTYEPPAGRPDPLALLEAQSAARVRELVPIRYGRMTESPFRFYRGAAAIMASDLAGTPVSGIRAQLCGDAHLLNFRLLASPERNLLFDINDFDETLPGPWEWDVKRLVASLVIAGRANGFSDKERARIVQATVRSYRESMTAFAEMRNLEVWYTKTDVDRLRAVASDKLAARGRKRVARATAKARTRDSLQAFGKLTEVSGGRLRIAADPPLVVPVADLLPDAERRATEGQFRRLLRRYGRSLPSDRRALLGDFEPVDLARKVVGVGSVGTRCWIILLLGKDGGDPLFLQAKEADTSVLAPHAGASVYRNQGERVVAGQRLMQAAGDIFLGWERVQGFDGKRRDFYLRQLRDWKGIVEPELMVPRGMTAFGELCGSTLARAHARSGDRIAIAAYLGRGDVFDRALVTFAELYADQNERDHQALVDAVSAGRLPAAHEGKT, from the coding sequence ATGCCCCAGGAACCCACCTCACCGCTCCGTGCCGCTCCGGGTGCGACACCGCAGGAACGGGCCGCTCTCGGCCGGGCCGCCCGTAAGCGGGCCCCCCGGTCGGGCCACGGCACGTACGAGCCACCGGCGGGACGGCCGGATCCGCTGGCCCTCCTGGAGGCCCAGTCGGCGGCCAGGGTGCGCGAGCTCGTTCCGATCCGGTACGGACGGATGACGGAGTCGCCGTTCCGCTTCTACCGGGGGGCTGCCGCGATCATGGCCTCCGACCTGGCCGGGACGCCGGTCTCCGGTATCAGGGCCCAGCTCTGCGGTGACGCCCACCTGCTGAACTTCAGGCTGCTCGCCTCCCCCGAACGCAATCTGCTCTTCGACATCAACGACTTCGACGAGACCCTCCCGGGACCCTGGGAGTGGGATGTGAAGCGGCTGGTGGCCAGTCTCGTCATCGCGGGGCGTGCCAACGGCTTCTCGGACAAGGAGCGGGCCCGCATCGTGCAGGCCACCGTGCGCTCGTACAGGGAGTCGATGACCGCGTTCGCGGAGATGCGGAACCTCGAGGTCTGGTACACGAAGACCGACGTGGACCGTCTGCGGGCGGTGGCCTCGGACAAGCTCGCCGCGAGGGGCCGCAAGCGGGTGGCGAGGGCGACGGCGAAGGCCCGTACCCGGGACAGTCTGCAAGCGTTCGGCAAGCTCACCGAGGTGAGCGGCGGGAGGCTCAGGATCGCCGCGGATCCGCCCCTGGTCGTGCCTGTCGCCGATCTGCTGCCCGACGCGGAACGCCGCGCGACGGAAGGGCAGTTCCGCAGGCTTCTGCGGCGCTACGGCCGCAGCCTGCCCTCGGACCGGCGCGCCCTGCTCGGCGACTTCGAGCCCGTGGACCTGGCCCGCAAGGTCGTGGGAGTGGGCAGCGTCGGGACGCGCTGCTGGATCATCCTGCTGCTGGGCAAGGACGGCGGGGACCCGCTCTTCCTCCAGGCCAAGGAGGCGGACACCTCCGTGCTCGCGCCGCACGCGGGGGCGAGCGTCTACCGGAACCAGGGCGAACGGGTGGTGGCCGGCCAGCGCCTGATGCAGGCCGCGGGTGACATCTTCCTCGGGTGGGAGCGGGTGCAGGGGTTCGACGGGAAGCGCAGGGACTTCTACCTGCGCCAGCTGCGCGACTGGAAGGGCATCGTCGAGCCCGAGCTGATGGTGCCGCGCGGTATGACCGCCTTCGGAGAGCTGTGCGGCTCGACGCTGGCCCGTGCGCACGCGAGGTCCGGCGACCGCATCGCCATCGCGGCCTATCTCGGCCGCGGCGACGTGTTCGACCGGGCCCTGGTGACGTTCGCCGAGCTGTACGCCGACCAGAACGAGAGGGACCATCAGGCACTGGTCGACGCGGTGTCCGCCGGCAGACTTCCGGCGGCCCACGAGGGCAAAACGTAG
- a CDS encoding DUF389 domain-containing protein, with product MDMIHLRAVSPPDLTERVEELLTGDPYVLNLVVLRGAARGPDGDSVACDVLTGAADEVLRGLRELQVDRRGSVVVESVDMAFPGRATDDAARRLGVRVGAPVWEQVEARIRSGGRYPPSFYFYLVVAGLIGSVGIVTNSQILIVGAMVVGPEYGAIVAVALGMDRKDRPMVRKGLSALGSGLLLTIAITLLFSLLIRAFGLQSEAFDRGLRPVSDLINTPNFFSFAVAALAGVVGIVSLTEARTSALLGVFISVTTIPAAAAISVSTAFASWSEAWGSLVQLLVNISVLIVVGAGALRCQRAIWRRAGPGGIRGGPRT from the coding sequence GTGGACATGATCCACCTCCGAGCCGTCAGCCCGCCGGATCTCACCGAGCGGGTGGAGGAGCTTCTCACCGGTGATCCGTACGTCCTGAACCTGGTCGTCCTGCGGGGTGCGGCGCGCGGGCCCGACGGCGACTCCGTCGCCTGCGACGTGCTCACGGGGGCTGCGGACGAGGTCCTGCGCGGCCTGCGGGAACTCCAGGTCGACCGGCGCGGCTCCGTCGTCGTCGAGTCCGTGGACATGGCCTTCCCGGGGAGGGCCACGGACGATGCGGCGCGCAGACTCGGGGTACGCGTCGGGGCACCGGTCTGGGAGCAGGTGGAGGCACGTATCCGGTCCGGCGGGAGATACCCTCCGAGCTTCTATTTCTACCTGGTCGTCGCGGGTCTGATCGGCTCGGTCGGTATCGTGACCAACTCCCAGATCCTGATCGTCGGCGCGATGGTCGTCGGACCCGAGTACGGGGCCATCGTCGCGGTGGCGCTGGGTATGGACCGCAAGGACCGGCCCATGGTCCGAAAGGGTTTGTCCGCGCTCGGTTCGGGTCTTCTGCTGACGATCGCGATCACCTTGCTCTTCAGTCTGCTCATCCGCGCCTTCGGTCTTCAGTCCGAGGCGTTCGACCGGGGGCTGCGTCCCGTCTCGGACCTGATCAACACCCCCAACTTCTTCTCGTTCGCAGTCGCGGCGCTCGCCGGCGTCGTCGGCATCGTCTCGCTCACCGAGGCCCGCACGAGCGCCCTGCTCGGGGTGTTCATCTCCGTCACGACCATCCCGGCGGCAGCGGCCATCAGCGTATCGACGGCCTTCGCGAGCTGGTCCGAGGCGTGGGGTTCCCTGGTGCAGCTGCTGGTCAACATCTCGGTCCTCATCGTGGTGGGCGCGGGTGCGCTCAGGTGCCAGCGGGCGATCTGGCGGCGCGCGGGCCCTGGCGGGATCCGCGGCGGTCCCCGCACCTGA
- a CDS encoding DUF6011 domain-containing protein, with amino-acid sequence MESPEPFPEFPEPQAGPAPASGRRVVRCALCGRPLTGAESRRTGLGPACDAKLHPTGPDIRTRRHEVDQDPLPGT; translated from the coding sequence GTGGAGTCCCCCGAGCCCTTTCCCGAGTTCCCCGAGCCACAGGCCGGGCCCGCGCCGGCCTCAGGCCGCCGCGTCGTGCGCTGCGCCCTGTGCGGACGTCCCCTCACCGGAGCGGAGTCCCGCCGTACCGGGCTGGGACCCGCGTGCGACGCCAAACTGCACCCGACGGGCCCGGACATCCGGACCCGCCGGCACGAGGTGGACCAGGACCCGCTGCCCGGCACCTGA
- a CDS encoding acyl-CoA thioesterase, with protein sequence MTNPADSLVELLDLERIEVNIFRGRSPEESLQRVFGGQVAGQALVAAGRTTDGDRPVHSLHAYFLRPGRPGVPIVYDVERVRDGRSFTTRRVTAVQEGRTIFNLTASFHRPEEAGFEHQLPPARTVPDPEELPTVADEVREHLGGLPEALERMARRQPFDIRYVDRLRWTQEEIKGADPRSAVWMRAVGPLGDDPLVHTCALTYASDMTLLDAVRIPVEPLWGPRGFDMASLDHAMWFHRPFRADEWFLYDQESPIATGGRGLARGRIYDRQGQLLVSVVQEGLFRRLGTA encoded by the coding sequence ATGACGAACCCCGCCGACAGCCTGGTCGAACTGCTCGACCTGGAGCGGATCGAGGTCAACATCTTCCGCGGCCGCAGCCCGGAGGAGTCCCTGCAACGGGTCTTCGGCGGTCAGGTCGCCGGCCAGGCCCTGGTCGCGGCCGGCCGGACCACGGACGGGGACCGTCCGGTGCACTCCCTGCACGCGTACTTCCTGCGTCCGGGCCGTCCCGGCGTGCCGATCGTGTACGACGTGGAGAGGGTGCGGGACGGCCGGTCCTTCACCACGCGCCGGGTCACGGCCGTGCAGGAGGGGCGGACGATCTTCAACCTGACCGCGTCCTTCCACCGTCCGGAGGAGGCGGGCTTCGAGCACCAGCTGCCGCCCGCCCGCACCGTGCCGGACCCCGAGGAGCTGCCGACGGTCGCGGACGAGGTGCGCGAGCACCTGGGCGGGCTGCCGGAGGCCCTGGAACGGATGGCGCGGCGCCAGCCCTTCGACATCCGCTACGTTGACCGGCTGCGCTGGACGCAGGAGGAGATCAAGGGCGCGGACCCGCGCAGCGCGGTGTGGATGCGCGCGGTCGGCCCGCTGGGCGACGATCCGCTCGTGCACACCTGCGCGCTGACGTACGCGAGCGACATGACGCTGCTGGACGCGGTACGGATCCCGGTGGAGCCGTTGTGGGGACCGCGCGGCTTCGACATGGCGTCGCTGGACCACGCCATGTGGTTCCACCGGCCGTTCCGGGCCGACGAGTGGTTCCTGTACGACCAGGAGTCGCCGATCGCCACCGGTGGCCGGGGGCTGGCCAGGGGCCGGATCTACGACCGCCAGGGTCAGTTGCTGGTGTCCGTGGTGCAGGAGGGGCTCTTCCGCCGCCTCGGCACCGCGTAG
- a CDS encoding DEAD/DEAH box helicase, translating to MTLIDQLPPTADPDALFESFSSWTESQGITLYPAQEEALIEVVSGANVILSTPTGSGKSLVAAGAHFTALAQDKVTFYTAPIKALVSEKFFDLCKLFGTENVGMLTGDASVNADAPVICCTAEVLASIALRDGKYADIGQVVMDEFHFYAEPDRGWAWQIPLLELPQAQFVLMSATLGDVSMFEEDLTRRTGRPTSVVRSATRPVPLSYEYRLTPITETLTELLDTRQSPVYIVHFTQAAAVERAQSLMSINMCTKEEKEKIADLIGNFRFTTKFGQNLSRYVRHGIGVHHAGMLPKYRRLVEKLAQAGLLKVICGTDTLGVGVNVPIRTVLFTALTKYDGTRVRTLRAREFHQIAGRAGRAGFDTAGFVVAQAPEHVIENEKAVKKAGDDPKKKRKVVRKKAPEGFVAWSETTFDKLITSDPEPLTSRFRVTHTMLLSVIARPGNAFTAMRHLLEDNHEPRRAQLRHIRRAIAIYRSLLDGGVVERLDTPDAEGRIVRLTVDLQQDFALNQPLSTFALASFDLLDAESPSYALDMVSVVESTLDDPRQILAAQQNKARGEAVGQMKADGVEYEERMERLQEVTYPKPLSELLWHAYDVYRTSHPWVGDHPVSPKSVIRDMYERAMTFTEFTSNYELARTEGIVLRYLASAYKALEHTIPDDLKSEDLEDLIAWLGEMVRQVDSSLLDEWEQLANPEVETAEQAQERADEVKPVTANARAFRVLVRNAMFRRVELAALDRVRDLGELDADAGWDEDAWGEAMDAYWDAHEELGTGPDARGPKLLKIDEDPGHGLWRVWQAFADPAGDHDWGISAEVDLAASDEEGRAVVRVTAVGQL from the coding sequence GTGACCCTTATCGATCAGCTCCCCCCGACCGCCGACCCGGACGCCCTCTTCGAGTCCTTCTCGTCATGGACCGAATCGCAGGGCATCACCCTCTACCCGGCTCAGGAGGAGGCGCTGATCGAGGTGGTCTCGGGGGCGAACGTGATCCTCTCCACCCCTACCGGCTCCGGGAAGAGCCTGGTCGCCGCAGGCGCGCACTTCACCGCGCTGGCCCAGGACAAGGTCACGTTCTACACCGCGCCGATCAAGGCTCTGGTCTCGGAGAAGTTCTTCGACCTGTGCAAGCTCTTCGGTACGGAGAACGTCGGCATGCTGACGGGCGACGCCTCGGTCAACGCCGACGCCCCGGTGATCTGCTGCACGGCCGAGGTCCTCGCCTCGATCGCGCTGCGTGACGGCAAGTACGCCGACATCGGCCAGGTCGTGATGGACGAGTTCCACTTCTACGCCGAGCCGGACCGGGGCTGGGCCTGGCAGATCCCGCTGCTGGAGCTGCCGCAGGCACAGTTCGTGCTGATGTCGGCGACCCTCGGCGACGTCTCGATGTTCGAGGAGGACCTGACCCGCCGCACCGGGCGCCCGACGTCGGTGGTGCGTTCCGCGACGCGGCCGGTGCCGCTGAGCTACGAGTACCGGCTGACGCCGATCACCGAGACGCTCACCGAGCTGCTCGACACCAGGCAGTCGCCCGTCTACATCGTGCACTTCACGCAGGCCGCGGCGGTCGAGCGCGCCCAGTCGCTGATGAGCATCAACATGTGCACCAAGGAGGAGAAGGAGAAGATCGCCGACCTGATCGGCAACTTCCGCTTCACCACCAAGTTCGGCCAGAACCTCTCGCGATACGTGCGCCACGGGATCGGGGTGCACCACGCCGGCATGCTCCCCAAATACCGCCGCCTCGTCGAGAAGCTGGCGCAGGCGGGCCTTCTGAAGGTGATCTGCGGGACGGACACGCTCGGCGTCGGCGTCAACGTCCCCATCCGTACGGTGCTGTTCACGGCGCTCACCAAGTACGACGGCACCCGGGTCCGTACGCTGCGCGCGCGGGAGTTCCACCAGATCGCGGGCCGCGCCGGGCGGGCCGGGTTCGACACGGCGGGCTTCGTCGTCGCGCAGGCTCCCGAGCACGTCATCGAGAACGAGAAGGCCGTCAAGAAGGCGGGCGACGACCCCAAGAAGAAGCGCAAGGTGGTCCGCAAGAAGGCCCCCGAGGGCTTCGTCGCCTGGTCGGAGACCACCTTCGACAAGCTGATCACCTCCGATCCGGAGCCACTGACCTCGCGCTTCCGGGTCACACACACGATGCTCCTGTCGGTCATCGCCCGGCCGGGCAACGCCTTCACGGCGATGCGCCATCTGCTGGAGGACAACCACGAGCCGCGCCGCGCCCAGCTGCGGCACATCCGCAGGGCCATCGCGATCTACCGCTCGCTGCTCGACGGCGGTGTGGTGGAGCGGCTCGACACACCCGACGCCGAGGGCCGGATCGTACGGCTCACCGTCGACCTGCAGCAGGACTTCGCGCTCAACCAGCCCCTGTCGACGTTCGCGCTGGCCTCGTTCGACCTGCTGGACGCCGAATCCCCCTCGTACGCCCTGGACATGGTCTCCGTGGTCGAGTCGACGCTCGACGACCCGCGGCAGATCCTGGCCGCCCAGCAGAACAAGGCGCGGGGCGAGGCCGTCGGGCAGATGAAGGCGGACGGCGTCGAGTACGAGGAGCGCATGGAGCGGCTCCAGGAGGTCACGTACCCCAAGCCGCTGAGCGAGCTGCTGTGGCACGCCTACGACGTGTACCGCACGAGCCACCCGTGGGTCGGCGACCACCCGGTGTCGCCGAAGTCGGTGATCCGGGACATGTACGAACGGGCCATGACCTTCACGGAGTTCACCTCGAACTACGAACTGGCCCGCACCGAGGGCATCGTGCTGCGCTACCTGGCGAGCGCCTACAAGGCACTCGAGCACACCATCCCCGACGACCTGAAGTCCGAGGATCTGGAGGACCTGATCGCCTGGCTGGGCGAGATGGTGCGCCAGGTGGACTCCAGTCTCCTGGACGAGTGGGAACAGCTGGCCAACCCCGAGGTGGAGACCGCGGAGCAGGCGCAGGAGCGTGCCGACGAGGTCAAGCCGGTCACGGCCAACGCCCGCGCCTTCAGGGTCCTGGTGCGCAACGCGATGTTCCGCCGGGTGGAGCTGGCGGCCCTGGACAGGGTCCGGGACCTGGGCGAGCTGGATGCCGACGCGGGCTGGGACGAGGACGCGTGGGGCGAGGCGATGGACGCCTACTGGGACGCGCACGAGGAGCTGGGCACCGGCCCAGACGCACGCGGCCCGAAGCTGCTGAAGATCGACGAGGATCCCGGTCACGGGCTGTGGCGGGTGTGGCAGGCGTTCGCCGACCCGGCCGGGGACCACGACTGGGGTATCAGTGCGGAGGTCGATCTCGCGGCCTCCGACGAGGAGGGCCGGGCAGTCGTCCGGGTCACGGCCGTGGGCCAGCTGTGA
- a CDS encoding metal-dependent hydrolase, with amino-acid sequence MMGPAHSLSGAAAWLGVGAAAAAAGHAMPWPVLVVGALITAGAALAPDLDHKSATISRAFGPVSKAVCEIVDKLSYAVYKATKGPGDPRRTGGHRTLTHTWLWAVLTGATASAAAVFGGRWAVLAILFIHLVLAVEGLLWRAARVSSDVLVWLLGATSAWILAGVLDKHGNGSTWLFDAPGQEYLWLGLPIVLGALVHDIGDALTVSGCPILWPIPLGRKRWYALGPPKFMRFRAGSWVEIKVLMPAFMILGGVGAAAALNVI; translated from the coding sequence ATGATGGGACCGGCACACTCTCTGTCGGGGGCGGCGGCCTGGCTGGGGGTGGGGGCCGCGGCCGCAGCCGCGGGTCACGCGATGCCCTGGCCCGTGCTCGTCGTCGGGGCTCTGATCACCGCCGGCGCCGCACTCGCCCCGGACCTCGACCACAAGTCGGCCACGATCTCGCGCGCCTTCGGTCCCGTCTCCAAGGCGGTCTGCGAGATCGTCGACAAGCTCTCGTACGCCGTCTACAAAGCGACAAAGGGACCCGGCGACCCGCGCAGGACCGGTGGCCACCGCACGCTCACCCACACCTGGCTGTGGGCGGTACTGACCGGCGCCACCGCCTCGGCCGCCGCGGTCTTCGGCGGCCGGTGGGCCGTCCTGGCGATCCTCTTCATCCACCTCGTCCTCGCTGTCGAAGGGCTCCTCTGGCGGGCGGCCAGGGTCTCCAGCGACGTCCTCGTGTGGCTGCTCGGGGCGACCAGCGCCTGGATCCTGGCCGGAGTTCTCGACAAGCACGGCAACGGCTCGACCTGGCTCTTCGACGCCCCCGGCCAGGAGTACCTCTGGCTGGGACTCCCGATCGTGCTCGGCGCCCTCGTCCATGACATCGGTGACGCACTCACCGTCTCGGGCTGCCCGATCCTGTGGCCCATCCCGCTCGGCCGTAAGCGCTGGTACGCGCTGGGACCGCCCAAGTTCATGCGCTTCCGCGCCGGCAGCTGGGTGGAGATCAAGGTGCTGATGCCGGCGTTCATGATCCTCGGGGGAGTGGGCGCGGCAGCCGCCCTCAACGTCATCTGA
- a CDS encoding ATP-dependent DNA ligase, protein MLLARLAHVSLEVAATSARTRKTALLAALFRETGPDDVPVVIPYLAGRLPQGRLGIGWSTLRGDVPPAGTPTLTVTGTDAELTAIGSLKGPGSQTARKERLTSLFGAATAEEQRFLRALLTGEVRQGALDAVAAEALADAAGAPAADVRRAVMLAGSLGDVARALLSEGPGALASFRLTVGRPVQPMLAHTARSVLEAVDKLGPCAVEEKLDGIRVQVHRDGARVRVYTRTLDDITDRLPELATAVTGFPAGRFILDGEVIALGADGRPRPFQETAGRVGSRRDVADAAESVPVVPVFFDVLSADGRDLLDLPFADRHRELAALVPEPMRVRRVVVEDTEDESRRAAAVAFSEDTLARGHEGVVVKGTGAPYSAGRRGASWLKVKPVHTLDLVVLAAEWGHGRRTGKLSNLHLGARREDGTFAMLGKTFKGLTDTMLGWQTARLQELATGDDGHVVTVRPELVVEIAYDGLQRSTRYPAGVTLRFARVLRYREDKHADEADTVETVLSHRA, encoded by the coding sequence ATGCTGCTCGCCCGGCTCGCCCACGTGTCCCTGGAGGTCGCCGCGACGTCGGCCCGGACCCGGAAGACCGCCCTCCTCGCCGCCCTGTTCCGGGAGACGGGTCCCGACGACGTCCCGGTCGTCATCCCGTACCTCGCCGGCCGCCTCCCGCAGGGGCGGCTCGGGATCGGCTGGAGCACGCTGCGCGGTGATGTGCCGCCGGCCGGTACCCCCACGCTGACCGTGACCGGGACAGACGCGGAGCTGACCGCGATCGGCTCCCTGAAAGGCCCCGGCTCGCAGACGGCCCGCAAGGAACGTCTGACCTCGCTGTTCGGCGCGGCCACCGCGGAGGAACAGCGCTTCCTGCGGGCCCTGCTCACCGGTGAGGTGCGCCAGGGAGCACTGGACGCCGTGGCTGCCGAGGCCCTCGCCGACGCCGCCGGGGCGCCGGCCGCCGACGTCAGGCGCGCCGTGATGCTCGCCGGGTCGCTGGGGGACGTCGCCCGGGCGCTGCTCTCGGAGGGCCCCGGCGCCCTCGCGTCCTTCCGGCTCACCGTCGGCCGCCCGGTCCAGCCGATGCTCGCGCACACCGCGCGCTCGGTCCTCGAAGCCGTCGACAAGCTGGGCCCCTGCGCGGTGGAGGAGAAGCTGGACGGGATCCGCGTGCAGGTGCACAGGGACGGTGCGCGCGTGCGGGTGTACACCCGCACGCTCGACGACATCACGGACCGGCTGCCCGAGCTCGCGACGGCGGTGACCGGATTCCCCGCCGGCCGGTTCATCCTCGACGGGGAGGTGATCGCACTCGGCGCCGACGGCAGGCCCCGGCCCTTCCAGGAGACCGCCGGGCGTGTCGGCTCCCGTCGCGACGTCGCCGACGCCGCCGAGAGCGTCCCCGTGGTCCCCGTCTTCTTCGACGTGCTGTCCGCCGACGGCCGCGACCTGCTGGACCTGCCCTTCGCCGACCGTCACAGGGAACTGGCCGCCCTCGTGCCGGAACCGATGCGGGTACGGCGCGTCGTCGTGGAGGACACCGAGGACGAGAGCAGGCGAGCCGCGGCGGTGGCGTTCTCCGAGGACACCCTGGCCCGCGGCCACGAGGGAGTGGTGGTCAAGGGCACGGGCGCGCCCTACAGTGCGGGCAGGCGCGGCGCGTCCTGGCTGAAGGTGAAACCCGTGCACACACTGGACCTGGTCGTCCTGGCCGCCGAATGGGGGCACGGCAGGCGCACCGGGAAGCTCTCCAACCTGCACCTGGGGGCGCGCCGCGAGGACGGCACCTTCGCGATGCTCGGCAAGACCTTCAAGGGCCTCACCGACACCATGCTCGGCTGGCAGACCGCACGTCTCCAGGAGCTCGCCACCGGTGACGACGGACATGTCGTGACCGTACGCCCGGAGCTCGTCGTGGAGATCGCCTACGACGGGCTCCAGCGCTCCACCCGCTATCCGGCCGGCGTCACCCTGCGGTTCGCCCGTGTCCTGCGCTACCGCGAGGACAAGCACGCCGACGAGGCGGACACGGTCGAGACGGTGCTATCGCACCGGGCCTGA